ATTAGTATGGGAggttaatttatttaaattctaAAATAATAACTTTCAAGTTTGGTTTAACGCTAATTTTCAGCGCatattttgaatgtgtgttAAATCCACCATCATAAGCAAGTCTCTGCTCAAACTTGATTAATAAAATCCAACGTGACGTAATTGTCTTGATTGCTCAAACTAACTTTATTCAGACAAAGTCCAGTGTTTTACGAACGAGGTGCCAGTACAGTTGGGCGCTCGCGATGAATGAACCCAACGAACATGGACGACAGTGAAAAGGCAAATTATAGTGAGATTCCAAACAGAGACTCGGCGGGGACCCTTGAAAAAGGACGCCTGGATGTCTCGTGCGGGCGGCCGCAGACGAGGATGGCGCTCCACGTCAACGCGTATACGGCGACCACCTGGATGCTTGTTGTTTGGCGAGCGTGCAATGGGATGATGGCTTTATTCTTCGGCTTGGCGACGTACGTACAGGTGAGCTTGTATACTTGAACAAAGTTACTCAcgttgaaacaacaacaacagcaccacCGTGAACTTTTGTCTGTGTTGGGCAGATCAACGATCCAGATGCCGCTTTGTGGATGGTAAATAATAAagacataaaataaaacaaatgtaaaatcttCAAGTCGAGTTTTCCGTTAATAGTAATCGCTTTGCGCAATGTTTCTATTGTAGGTGGGCTATGGCATTCCTGCCTTCCTCTGTGCGCTCATTGGGTTGAAACCCCACGTGACAGGTACACAAAGCATTGATACCTCATTCTGATTGGCCCGTTGCTGCCGTAGGTCAACGCGTTCGCCAGTTTGGATGTGGCATGTCTGCCTCCGCGACTCAACGCGAggaaattgaatttaaaaaggaCATCCTACAAATTGATGCCTCTCATTCATTGTTGCGGGAATCCGCAGGATTTAATCTGTATTAATATAAGTATTGTACACAGGATTTAATAGTTTAAACCACAGTCAGCAATCTCTGTAGGCAAAATGTTAAAATAGCCAAATACAACCAAAAGTTAATGTTCCCTTCCAATTAAATCTCAACCTTTGATTGTTCTCTGctgttgtttctgtttttgcagAGATGTTAGCATGGAGACGTGTGGCTGACTTGCACATAATGCTGTGCACTGGCATGCTCCTCATCATTGGATGGAAGCTTTACAGGCAGAACACAACAGGCCTCTTCCAAGAAGAAGAGGCCAGGTAGGTACAGAGTATGCAATGAACCCCCAGACCCGCCCGCATTATGGGACCATCTACGTTTTAAAGTGATCATAATAcatataattatttatttacaatcatgcagtaatgaaattaaaatacatgttgaaaacgTGTATGCctcataataattaaaaaatatatttacatttttttctagaGAGTTTGGTGGTGTGGTGTTGACAATTGTATGGCTTCTGCTGTGTCGTCACTCTGGAAGGTGCAGTCAACTCAACCACATTAACACGTCACAGTTTTATGACAATATATTGACGTTTGATTGACTTACATCCACCTTTTGTGGTCCTCCAGGTCGGCGGTGGGCAAGTTGAGAGTGTCGGCCGCCATTCTCGTCACACTGTTTCCATTTGTGTGCTGGTTTTACTTCCACGTCCATGAGGAGCTACGTGCCAACTGGCCGTCACACTGCAAGACTGCACTGTAATggcaaaaaaggacattttatttGGTGTATGACTGAAAATTACAAACAAATAACAGTGTTTTATGAAGCAAAgcgtttaatttattttatcaattgtatttaatttttaaaaaaccattTCTATGATTCAATAAGATACAAGTACTTTGTGACAGTCATGAAATTGCCCAGTGATTTTGTGTTCTCAGTACAAGCATTATTAAAGTTGGTAATAGGGAAACTATTTTTGTGCAGACATTTTTTCCATTATTATCCAAATGAATATTGCATAAAATTGACAGTAAATTTCACGTGTTCTTTTTGTGCGAAGGACTGTTCACTGCAGTTGAATCAGAGTTTCTACATTTAAGTATTTTTGGTATCCATACTTGGAGTCAGTAATTGTGCCACCTCTAATTACCGTAAAACTTTTTAATAAATTAACAGTGGTAGTTACATTTACATCCTCTAGAGAGCAGCACATAAACTTAAACGAATGGCTGACACGAAGAAGACACCACGTCTGTCTCCCATTGATCTGAGAGCAGCTTTGGTGTCTATTATGACCTCTGGCGCTTGAAAGATCTGATCTGAGACCAGCAATATTAACGGCCGAGTTCCGGTTTCTCTTTGGTCACATTTTGTAAACTTGCAGGATCGGTAAAAGATGTCACTAAGGGTTATGTTTTACCATCTGGGCTGCAAACGGTTTGGCGGTTATGATAAAGTCTTACAAAGCGTCAGATTATTCCACAGACTCATACGAAGAGACCTCGAACCGATGCGCATGCTGTCACCGTCGCCGACAAGCGTCTGCTGCCGAGTAGGTCATTTAGAATTTCACCACCGATCTGCTCTTGATTGATGCTGTCAGAGTGGTTTTGATGGAAAAGTATGTCTATTACTGTGGTTTTACAACTAAACGGCACAATGTCGAAAGCTGTTTGTGATATTGTCAGTGCAATTTTAGCGTGTTAAAAGCTTTAGTGTCCTTGGTTGAATCAATTCAAATCAACAGtttttatggagcactttcaaacagacatcactgcatacaaagtgctgtacatggagcaatttaacatgcacaataaacagtaagacaaatcggtaataaaggcggtagaaagcaccaaacagtaaaacctgAGAAACTGGATGTTGATATGTTCACACTGCTGTAGTGTGGAAATATAGCAGCACGTGCTCAAGATTTATAATTAcatggttttttgtttgttagacAGGTGAACATGTCAAGATACCTCATCCAtaatttgattgacaggtgaatGTGAGGCAGTGGCACTCCTGCCTAGCAACACGATATCAACATCTGCAAAGTGCCAAGTGGTTTTCCACGCTACCCCCACCGCCTTCGTCGCGGGACAAATCCAAAAAGACTGgggtgagtattttttttcttgacaaaagTCACCTTCCATCATTCAGGGGCGTTGTTATTTCTGTAAGCTGTCTACAGTGAACCGCCGttttaaagataagatatcctttattcgtcccacactggggaaatttacaccgTTTTATCACCGGCAGTAAATTCCATAGCACCAACCATTGGTGAAAATTTGCGAGATAatgtaaaacaaatgtttttgctcTAACGATTGACATGATAGCCTGGAAATGTTGAAATAATGGCGTGAATTTTTCCTGTCAAGCCCGTCACGTGGAAATCTTTAGCAGTAACTTTTGCCATCGGGGGAGCTCTGCTCGGTGGGATGAAATACTTCAAGAGTGAAAAAGAAGAACGTAAGTTACCACGTACATGTTTACACGTGCCTTGGCTAACGAGCTTGGGCACGAAACAAATTAAACCCGTAAGTCAAGGCAGCACCGCATTGAGATGTCCCTAACGATGCAATGGGGTCGCAGTGATGGAAAAAGAGCGGAACAAGTCGATGGGGCGACCGGCACTTGGAGGACCATTTTCACTGGTGGACCACAAGAGGAACTCGGTGAGCAGCGATGACTTCTTGGGCCAGTGGGTGCTGATCTACTTCGGCTTCACGCACTGTCCTGACATCTGCCCCGATGAGCTGGAGAAAATGATGGAAGTGGTGGACGAAATTGGTAAATAAGATTCCTATGATTCCGGTTGTGTACCACTGTAGGTTAATGGTGATCTACTTTTTAGTGAGATCTttttacatacacatacacgtgtAACTGATAGGATAGGACGCTTCgggtgcagtgtacactaacacaaaaatatattattcgGAATGCACGGAGACGCACAAATCTACAATTACCGGTCGACCACGGTCGACTGATTGGGCATTCCTGGCAATCGCTTAACAATACAGGATAGCCGGCATTCACTGTACTCGTGATCCAGGAGCAGTGGCAGGTGGTTCGGATCCAATTATaatgcctttttgtttgttttttttaatccagacaAAATCAAGTCCCTGCCCAAGCTGACGCCCATCCTCATCACCATTGACCCTGACAGGGACACCCCGGAGGCCATGGGGGCCTACGTCAAAGGTACGGCGTCGTGTCAGAAACATGACCAAACATAAGAGAAACAATTGATTACTGATTGATCTTTGGATAtggacagagagaaaaaaatgaaggaaTACACCGTTAATTCCCtggcatgtgggcaaggagagtcaCACTCGCTGTTTATTGATCTTGCAGTCAAACACAAAAATCGAAACTGACACTCACGAGGTGCTGCTGTAGACCATAACTCAGGCCTAGATGCTCACACGCAGACCAACCGTCCAAGCTGACTTGCACAAATTGTCACAGCAGACATCCCGACTCAACTTCTTCCGCTTACGGCTCAGCAATTATGCAAAACCATTGGGGGCTTTTCAGGTCAGTAATGCTTATTGATTTTTGTCCACGTGTTTTTCTAGAGTTTTCTCCGAAGTTGATAGGCCTGACGGGGACGAGGGCTCAAGTGGAGCAAGTGTCGAGAGCTTACCGAGTTTACTACAGTCAAGGACCCAAAGATGAAGACAATGACTACATCGTGAGTCACCGCCAACAATCATGGAAGAGTGTCGCTAGTAGTATGCAAATGTCAACCAGTGCACTTGTGACTCACTAATTCCGTGTAATTGTCCTTCTAGTTTGTCTAACATGACACTTGTAGAATGGCTGTATGTGTGCTGACAACTGTTTTACTAGTATGACTACTGGGTAAAATTATTTTAGTTATTGATGAGTATTTATTTTGAGTAAAATGTACTCCCCTTGAACTGGATATCAAGGATGTCTGAAAGGACGTTGACGATGCTGTTGAGTCGGggaattttctcttttttccaaATGTGGCGTTGTTTGACATGTTTGTGGCGTTTGTCAGGTGGACCACACCATCATCATGTACCTGGTCGGACCTGACGGACACTTTGTGGACTATTTTGGTCAGAACAAAAGAAACACGGAGATCTCCAACGCCATCGCAGCTCACATGAGGAAGTACAAGACGGAGAAGTGATTGGACACCAAAcgagacaaataaatgataaacGAGAATGAAAAGTAGGTTTTGTTGTTGGtgtagaaaaatgaaaatataatttatcAAAATTTGTACCAGACTCCCTGTCTTTTGTCCTGACAAAACACAATAGCTCCTTGCACGCAttttcatttagtttttgtgtttttcaataAACGGCTATAAGCGCATTGCCGactggctctccttgcccacctCCAAAGGCATTACATTAattgctgtatttatttatttttctcactgCACTCAAGCGGTGGATTATCTGATGCTAGCATGTAACATTTTGGCCCAAAAGATAAAGCACAAAACTGTCCAAGAGACAGCTCACAACTTGGAAGAACAAAAGTTTGTAAGTTTAGGTGCCACTGTAGACTCAATCATGTTTCAGCTAAATCAAAGGATCAGCACTTGCTTGACAGGTAATCGtttgtttggttaaaaaaataagaaatatgAAGACCATGTCATTTAACCCTTTTAGGGATAGCGGTTACTgcaatggacagcttatcaagttacggggtgcatgaaagggttgaaccCCCCCACATGAGCTTCTCCTTCCCAGTTTACTTGGACTGGCGTTCCATGTGACACTGAAAGTTCCATCAAATGAGGGACTTGTCACAAAATGACCACAAGGTTCATGTTCGTATCAGTTGAGTCTGATAGAGAAGATCACATATGTAAACGCTCGTGGAGTCCTGGATTTGGAATTGGTTCCAGTCTGTCGGTCAAGAAGCAAAGCTCctttattctccaacaaacactCAAAAGATGTCATCCACCTCTCCAtccgcatcatcatcatcattctccGCTGATTCATAGTTGTCTACCTCTGAATCTTCAGGATCCACCAGCCCACCTGGCTCTTCTTCACCTTCGAGGCTCAAAACTCCACCAGGAATATGCCCACCTGGCTCTTCATCACCATCGATGTCCATCACTGCACCAGGGTTGCCATTGAGGTTCTTCAGACCACATAGAGCCACCGACGCAAGAAGACATTCTCCATCATATTCCACCACTCCATCATCAGTATCCAACCATCCATGTTCTTCACCATCAAAGAACAAGGTCTGACCAAGTTTGTGTTCTACTCCTTCAAGGTTTTTTGCACTATCAAGAAGCTCCACATCATGACCATCGAGCCATCTGCCACCCACGGCCGCACAAGTTTTATCTTCAAGGTCGAGTTCCTCCACTCCGCGGGGCTCCTCGTCTCCGTAGCCTTCATCACTGCCTCTGACGGCGATGTAGTCGTCGACGGGCGCAACGGCCATGTGGGCGAGAGTGGTCTCCTTGTAGGCGCAGTCATCAATCAGGTGAGTCATGGTCACAAAAGCATGGTTGAGGCCCTGCCTGGGCGTGGCTCTGCTTCCGGCATCCACGCTCAGGAACCACTTCAGGAGGCACACGAACTTGAGCCAGTCATCGTACTCCACGGTGGAGCTGCTCTGCAGGAATCTCATGGCCAGGTCTTCAAATGAGGACCCCGAGTTTAGATTAAATCGAAATATGGCCGGCTCCGTGCTTGCCGACAAGACTGTCCAGTGCTCGTCCTCGCTCACAGTGAAGTAGTCGCTGCTGTACTTGCCCTCATTGAGAAGATGATCCGGAGGCTGACCAAGGAGCTGACACATGGTTTCCATGCTCCCTCGAAGAGACGGCCAATCAAAGAGCTCGAATCCAAAGAAGAGGTATGCGATGGTACACCCCAGAGACCATATGTCGATGGCCTCAGACAGGGGCAGACCCAAGGTCACCTCTGGGGCTCGGTAGGCCTCGGCCTGCAGAATCATACCTACGTGCACCGACGTGATGGGTCGCGCCAAGCCAAAATCAATCAGCTTGACTCGGAAGGGCAGTTTCTTGTGGTCTACTAGCATGACGTTGTCTGGTTTCAAGTCCGTGTGAGTGATTCCTAACGCCTGCAGGGCCTCAAATGCCATCAGGAGCTGTGAAGTGACCGGTCGGATTTGGTGGAGGTTGAGCGGTGtcatttttctctctgtcaTCAGGTCCTCCAGGCTCTGGTCcagcatttcaaaaaccagataCGGGTAGTCCTGGAAAACGAAGTGTTCAATGAACCTCACCAAGCTGTTCCTGTTCTTGTCCAGGAAGCGGATCTTCTGCAGCGCTTGCACCTCCTGGTGGAAGTTGTTCATGTTGCATCTTTTCATGAGCTTGACAGCCACGCGGTCCGACGTGTTCAGGTTGAAGCACTTGGCCACAATTCCGTAGCGTCCCTCTCCCAGCACACTCAGAACCTTGTAGCTGTAGCACTTGCTGGAGAAGACCTCATCATAAACCTGCTGAGGGCTGTCACACTCTTTATGTTCTGTGGACATGTCTGACATTTTGGCGTAAGTCTCTTTCTTGTGCCTCCCAAACAtgaccaaataataataataatattcattcattcattcatcttccaagccgcttgatcctcactagggtcacgggggttgctggagcctatcctagctgtcttcgggcagtaggcgggggacaccctgaatcattttttaaaaatgaagcgCATTTGAACAAGCGCAGTAAGCGCGCAGACAAACACAAACGCAACCCCTTTGTTGGTGATGCGCAACAGGGCTTCAACCCCTCAAGCACCGATGTCACAAGCTGCTTGTGTGATGTGGTGACATCATTACAAGGGTGGGATACACCCAATGCACTAATACTACaggatatacagtaaatatcctTCATCAAAGCTACTCAAATCACATCAACATACTCAAGATGCTACAGGATGGTGTCAAAGTAgtacttttattgctttcacctgagcacaaaaacagaaaatggctgTTTCCCCCCAGCGAATACCAGAGGatgtgtgccaaaaacaatttgccGCCTGGTGAATTTGCGAGTAGTAAATGCAAATATGCAGGGCTCACAGtacagtgctatttttctttcttaaaaacacatttgtaagtCACTGTGCCACTGTACTTAATATTTATCGATCCATTCAAACATTTCAGGGTCTAATCATATGAAAGCAAAAATCCTATCATGTTAGAGTCAGGGGACTTTCTCATGCAAGAAAGTTTCCAATCCAGTACTAAGTTATTAAAATAACCAGACAGGCTCCGCAGCTGCTACGTTCCTCCAATGCAGGATGGATTAGTTATGCAAACATTCTCCTTTTCGACACAGAGCGCTTTGACTTCTGAACTAATCGCTGCCTTTCAAAAAGTCATTCTGTCTGCAGGGTGTCTACATCGCTTCGGTCGTTCGAACAGGCGACTCAATGGGTTCACATGCCACTCACTTGCAGTACTGCTGGGAAGTAACCAAGGAAAAATACTTTGGGACTCTACTTAAGTCAATTTGTCAGACATCTGTCTGTtacttgattatttattttgagataGCAAATTTTTCCATGTTttagttgttgggtttttttgggggagggggggttgttttttccaAGTTGTTCCACGCAAATTAACAGGTATCTACAAATTTTAAGGTTGGCTCTTAGTACAATAAAGCtcatattttatgtttgagtACAAGCCTGACTAAACCAACTAAATTTCACACATTGGCTAACGAATTGTTCAAGTTAGGAGGCATCGATTCGTCCATTTTTGTGAGCCAACTTTGTTCTTGTAAAATGCAGCTCTTCAACTCATATTAACATAGTTCCCTGATAGCCTGCCGATGAGCTGATCACTGAAtttggtgtgttggaggagggaaacatctaaaatatGCAGGATGGCGGCCCTCGGGGACCGGAGTTTTGAGACCTAGGGTCAAAATGAAGCTCGTCAGTATTTCCTTGACACTAtgataccacaagatggcaccaaagtaaGGCTTTTATCATTATGGTTTAAgcacataaaaaaaggaaattggtGAGTTTTCAGCAACTAACAGAGGAGAGGTTGAGGTACgggtactgtattttgtttttatataaaaACATTACACAGAAAGGGGAGGGCTGCAATGGATTCATGGTaattcaatttcattttaaaagggTAAACTGATTTGAACCTAAGGCATGGAATAAATTAAACtcagtcaaggcaccactgtgggccaaataatgataacaatcAGGTTCTGTTAGGATGACCGATTTCTGATTGGTCGAGTGTGTATTTGACATGAGTCAGATG
This region of Hippocampus zosterae strain Florida chromosome 17, ASM2543408v3, whole genome shotgun sequence genomic DNA includes:
- the LOC127589354 gene encoding protein SCO1 homolog, mitochondrial, giving the protein MSLRVMFYHLGCKRFGGYDKVLQSVRLFHRLIRRDLEPMRMLSPSPTSVCCRVNVRQWHSCLATRYQHLQSAKWFSTLPPPPSSRDKSKKTGPVTWKSLAVTFAIGGALLGGMKYFKSEKEELMEKERNKSMGRPALGGPFSLVDHKRNSVSSDDFLGQWVLIYFGFTHCPDICPDELEKMMEVVDEIDKIKSLPKLTPILITIDPDRDTPEAMGAYVKEFSPKLIGLTGTRAQVEQVSRAYRVYYSQGPKDEDNDYIVDHTIIMYLVGPDGHFVDYFGQNKRNTEISNAIAAHMRKYKTEK
- the tmem220 gene encoding transmembrane protein 220; its protein translation is MNPTNMDDSEKANYSEIPNRDSAGTLEKGRLDVSCGRPQTRMALHVNAYTATTWMLVVWRACNGMMALFFGLATYVQINDPDAALWMVGYGIPAFLCALIGLKPHVTEMLAWRRVADLHIMLCTGMLLIIGWKLYRQNTTGLFQEEEAREFGGVVLTIVWLLLCRHSGRSAVGKLRVSAAILVTLFPFVCWFYFHVHEELRANWPSHCKTAL